One Setaria viridis chromosome 5, Setaria_viridis_v4.0, whole genome shotgun sequence genomic region harbors:
- the LOC117857087 gene encoding mitochondrial outer membrane protein porin 4 gives MGPGLYSDIGKKARDLLNKDFHTDQKFTLTTYTSNGAAITAASTKKNEAIFSEIQAQLKQKNVTVDVKATTDSLLLTTVTVEEFGVPGLKKIVTIPFPNQAAGKAEVQYLHDYAGINASFGLNSKPLVNLSGVFGTKAIAVGADVAYDTATGDFTKYNAGLNFTNTDLIASVTLNNKGDSLTASYYHLVNAEKNTAVGAEVTRSFSSKKNIVTFGTQHALDPSTTVKARYNSNGMASALIQHEWRPKSFVTLTTEVDTKAFEKSSKVGLSLVLKP, from the exons ATGGGTCCCGGTCTCTACTCCGACATCGGCAAGAAGGCCAGGG ATCTCCTGAACAAGGACTTCCATACGGACCAGAAGTTTACCCTGACCACCTACACCTCGAACGGAGCG GCGATAACAGCTGCGAGCACAAAGAAAAATGAGGCTATCTTTAGTGAGATCCAGGCCCAGCTGAAGCAGAAGAATGTCACAGTGGATGTGAAAGCAACTACAGACTCTCTG CTCTTAACTACAGTCACAGTTGAAGAATTTGGTGTACCAGGCTTGAAAAAGATAGTAACCATTCCTTTTCCCAACCAAGCAGCTGGAAAG GCTGAAGTCCAGTACTTGCATGATTACGCCGGTATCAATGCCAGTTTTGGCTTGAACTCAAAACCTCTGGTTAACCTTTCTGGCGTGTTTGGCACTAAAGCTATTGCTGTTGGTGCTGACGTTGCATATGATACTGCTACTGGGGATTTCACCAAGTACAATGCTGGATTGAATTTCACCAATACTGATCTCATTGCTTCTGTGACCTT GAACAACAAAGGTGACAGCCTCACTGCGTCCTACTACCACTTGGTGAATGCGGAGAAGAACACTGCTGTTGGAGCAGAGGTGACCCGCAGCTTCTCAAGCAAAAAGAACATCGTCACCTTCGGGACGCAGCATGCCCTGGACCCCAGCACCACTGTGAAGGCCCGCTACAACAGCAACGGCATGGCCAGCGCCCTCATCCAGCACGAGTGGAGGCCCAAGTCATTCGTTACCCTCACCACTGAG